A window of the Hordeum vulgare subsp. vulgare chromosome 5H, MorexV3_pseudomolecules_assembly, whole genome shotgun sequence genome harbors these coding sequences:
- the LOC123398995 gene encoding protein SCAI isoform X2: MADGEPSGAYREFKALVEAADRKFARARDLPLYGGGDHHSRKAFKAYTRLWRLQQDRRRDLVAAGLRRWEIGEVASRIGQLYYARYLRTAEPRSLVGAYVFYEAIYSRGYFAAPAPANANASAAAGGGAKHQGLLIRYKELRFIARFLVVAMLMRRAEAVDHLVARLRSLVQESKSAYPKTNFKEWKQVLQELERFLKADGAYKGSRSLRYDNLFDSYASNLASIARFHSKRVLKLKEAVLTSYRRNEVKFTELTLDTFRMLQSLEWEPTGSYQIAVKELTENGTMSDQSGPSGLIDIHLSTEISDGNLPSNPQRAIIYHPTVSHLIAVLATICEELSQDSILLIYISASGFADQNAYQKYGSSSSSRSRPASAFSIDKPNSHSGSDDHVWLGPRGNGGPNNLYPEDLIPFTRYPLFLVVDSENSHAFKAGHT, translated from the exons ATGGCCGACGGCGAGCCCTCCGGCGCGTACAGGGAGTTCAAGGCGCTGGTGGAGGCGGCGGACCGCAAGTTCGCGCGCGCGCGCGACCTGCCGCTCTACGGCGGCGGGGACCACCACAGCCGGAAGGCCTTCAAGGCCTACACGCGCCTCTGGCGTCTGCAGCAGGACCGCCGCCGGGACCTCGTCGCCGCGGGCCTCCGCCGCTGGGAGATCGGCGAGGTCGCCTCGCGGATCGGCCAGCTCTACTACGCGCGCTACCTCCGCACCGCCGAGCCGCGCTCGCTCGTCGGCGCATACGTCTTCTACGAGGCAATCTACAGCCGCGGCTActtcgccgcccccgcccccgccaacGCCAACGCCTCCGCGGCCGCCGGGGGCGGCGCCAAGCACCAGGGCCTCCTGATCCGCTACAAGGAGCTGCGCTTCATCGCCCGCTTCCTCGTCGTCGCCATGCTCATGCGGCGGGCCGAGGCGGTCGACCACCTCGTTGCCCGCCTCCGCTCGCTCGTCCAGGAATCCAAGTCGGCGTATCCC AAAACCAACTTCAAGGAATGGAAACAAGTGCTTCAAGAGCTTGAGAGATTCTTGAAAGCTGATGGAGCATACAAGGGATCTAGATCACTTAGATATGACAACTTGTTTGATTCTTATGCATCAAACCTTGCATCAATAGCAAGATTCCATTCGAAAAGAGTACTGAAACTGAAGGAAGCTGTATTGACAAGTTACCGCCGAAATGAG GTCAAGTTCACAGAGCTAACTTTGGACACTTTCAGAATGCTACAGTCTTTAGAATGGGAGCCCACAGGGTCTTATCAGATAGCTGTTAAAGAACTTACAGAAAATGGCACTATGAGTGATCAGAGCGGACCCTCTGGTCTGATCGATATTCACCTTTCTACAGAGATCTCTGATGGAAATCTTCCTTCAAATCCTCAAAGAGCAATCATATATCACCCTACAGTTTCTCATCTTATAGCG GTTCTTGCCACAATCTGTGAGGAGCTCTCTCAAGATAGCATTCTGCTCATTTATATATCAGCATCAG GCTTTGCTGATCAGAATGCATATCAAAAGTATGGATCTAGCTCCTCATCACGCTCAAGGCCTGCTTCTGCTTTCTCAATCGATAAGCCAAATTCGCATAGCGGTTCAGATGATCATGTATGGCTTGGTCCTCGTGGAAATGGTG GTCCAAACAATCTTTATCCAGAAGATCTGATACCATTCACAAGATACCCACTTTTCCTTGTAGTTGACAGTGAAAATAGCCATGCATTCAAGGCAG GCCATACATAA
- the LOC123398995 gene encoding protein SCAI homolog isoform X1: protein MADGEPSGAYREFKALVEAADRKFARARDLPLYGGGDHHSRKAFKAYTRLWRLQQDRRRDLVAAGLRRWEIGEVASRIGQLYYARYLRTAEPRSLVGAYVFYEAIYSRGYFAAPAPANANASAAAGGGAKHQGLLIRYKELRFIARFLVVAMLMRRAEAVDHLVARLRSLVQESKSAYPKTNFKEWKQVLQELERFLKADGAYKGSRSLRYDNLFDSYASNLASIARFHSKRVLKLKEAVLTSYRRNEVKFTELTLDTFRMLQSLEWEPTGSYQIAVKELTENGTMSDQSGPSGLIDIHLSTEISDGNLPSNPQRAIIYHPTVSHLIAVLATICEELSQDSILLIYISASGFADQNAYQKYGSSSSSRSRPASAFSIDKPNSHSGSDDHVWLGPRGNGGPNNLYPEDLIPFTRYPLFLVVDSENSHAFKAIHNAEKGEPAALLLSPRIASAMHGVESMGNAGQFTYFLTAPMQAFCQLAGITSDIDSDTYANAENILFSALEQYEEILSTSVGLNIVWGQILPDPFLRRLILRFIFCRAVLFYFHPEAHGEHLPTCLPSLPESVSPNAKAIKTPILLLAENLVVSNRFHFSNRT from the exons ATGGCCGACGGCGAGCCCTCCGGCGCGTACAGGGAGTTCAAGGCGCTGGTGGAGGCGGCGGACCGCAAGTTCGCGCGCGCGCGCGACCTGCCGCTCTACGGCGGCGGGGACCACCACAGCCGGAAGGCCTTCAAGGCCTACACGCGCCTCTGGCGTCTGCAGCAGGACCGCCGCCGGGACCTCGTCGCCGCGGGCCTCCGCCGCTGGGAGATCGGCGAGGTCGCCTCGCGGATCGGCCAGCTCTACTACGCGCGCTACCTCCGCACCGCCGAGCCGCGCTCGCTCGTCGGCGCATACGTCTTCTACGAGGCAATCTACAGCCGCGGCTActtcgccgcccccgcccccgccaacGCCAACGCCTCCGCGGCCGCCGGGGGCGGCGCCAAGCACCAGGGCCTCCTGATCCGCTACAAGGAGCTGCGCTTCATCGCCCGCTTCCTCGTCGTCGCCATGCTCATGCGGCGGGCCGAGGCGGTCGACCACCTCGTTGCCCGCCTCCGCTCGCTCGTCCAGGAATCCAAGTCGGCGTATCCC AAAACCAACTTCAAGGAATGGAAACAAGTGCTTCAAGAGCTTGAGAGATTCTTGAAAGCTGATGGAGCATACAAGGGATCTAGATCACTTAGATATGACAACTTGTTTGATTCTTATGCATCAAACCTTGCATCAATAGCAAGATTCCATTCGAAAAGAGTACTGAAACTGAAGGAAGCTGTATTGACAAGTTACCGCCGAAATGAG GTCAAGTTCACAGAGCTAACTTTGGACACTTTCAGAATGCTACAGTCTTTAGAATGGGAGCCCACAGGGTCTTATCAGATAGCTGTTAAAGAACTTACAGAAAATGGCACTATGAGTGATCAGAGCGGACCCTCTGGTCTGATCGATATTCACCTTTCTACAGAGATCTCTGATGGAAATCTTCCTTCAAATCCTCAAAGAGCAATCATATATCACCCTACAGTTTCTCATCTTATAGCG GTTCTTGCCACAATCTGTGAGGAGCTCTCTCAAGATAGCATTCTGCTCATTTATATATCAGCATCAG GCTTTGCTGATCAGAATGCATATCAAAAGTATGGATCTAGCTCCTCATCACGCTCAAGGCCTGCTTCTGCTTTCTCAATCGATAAGCCAAATTCGCATAGCGGTTCAGATGATCATGTATGGCTTGGTCCTCGTGGAAATGGTG GTCCAAACAATCTTTATCCAGAAGATCTGATACCATTCACAAGATACCCACTTTTCCTTGTAGTTGACAGTGAAAATAGCCATGCATTCAAG GCCATACATAATGCAGAGAAGGGAGAGCCAGCTGCCTTACTTCTTTCTCCTAGGATTGCATCGGCCATGCATGGTGTAGAATCTATGGGCAATGCAGGCCAATTTACATACTTCCTGACTGCTCCGATGCAAGCATTCTGCCAATTAGCTGGAATAACTTCCGACATTGACAGC GATACATATGCTAATGCGGAGAACATACTTTTCTCTGCTTTGGAACAGTATGAGGAAATCCTCAGCACGTCTGTCGGATTGAACATTGTCTGGGGTCAAATTTTACCTGATCCATTTCTAAGGCGCCTGATTCTCAG GTTTATTTTCTGTCGAGCAGTGTTATTCTATTTCCATCCTGAGGCGCATGGTGAACATCTACCAACCTGCTTACCCAGTCTTCCTGAGTCGGTCTCTCCAAACGCCAAAGCCATCAAGACTCCCATCCTTCTGCTTGCAGAAAACCTTGTTGTCAGCAATCGGTTTCATTTCAGCAACAGGACATGA